One genomic window of Ruminococcus gauvreauii includes the following:
- a CDS encoding ethanolamine ammonia-lyase subunit EutB gives MILKTKLFGRVYEFKSLREVMAKANEEKSGDKLAGIAAESAEERVAAKVVLSHITLEDLRNNPAVPYEEDEVTRIIQDSVNETIYGEIKNKTVAEFREWILDTETTGDMVRRASRGITSEMVAAVCKLMSNLDLIYAAKKIRVSAHCNTTIGLPGTFSSRLQPNHTTDDPKGIMASVMEGLSLGCGDAVIGLNPVDDSVESVARILRNFDEFKNEWDVPTQICVLAHVTTQMEAADRLGAPIDLMFQSIAGSQMGNEAFGLTASMLDEGRDMMLHKGTSTGPNVMYFETGQGSELSSEAHNGWDQVTMEARCYGFAKRYQPFLVNTVVGFIGPEYLYDSKQVIRAGLEDHFMGKLTGIPMGCDACYTNHMKADQNDIENLATLLVAAGCNYVMGVPQGDDCMLMYQCTGYHEAAGLREVFGLRPIKEFDAWLEKMGFSENGKLTPLAGDASVFLSK, from the coding sequence TTGATATTAAAGACAAAATTATTTGGCAGGGTATATGAATTTAAATCTCTTCGCGAAGTCATGGCAAAAGCCAATGAAGAAAAGTCCGGCGATAAGCTGGCAGGAATTGCCGCAGAATCTGCAGAGGAAAGAGTAGCTGCGAAAGTTGTGCTTTCACATATCACATTGGAAGACCTCCGCAACAATCCGGCAGTTCCCTATGAGGAGGATGAGGTGACCAGGATCATCCAGGATTCCGTCAACGAGACCATCTACGGGGAGATCAAGAACAAGACGGTAGCCGAGTTCCGCGAGTGGATCCTGGATACAGAGACCACGGGAGATATGGTCCGCAGGGCATCCAGGGGCATCACCAGTGAGATGGTGGCAGCTGTCTGCAAATTGATGAGCAATCTGGATCTGATCTATGCAGCGAAGAAGATCAGGGTATCGGCACACTGCAACACAACGATCGGTCTGCCGGGAACATTTTCCTCACGTCTGCAGCCCAACCATACGACAGATGATCCGAAAGGCATCATGGCATCCGTAATGGAAGGCTTAAGTCTTGGCTGCGGTGACGCGGTGATCGGACTGAATCCGGTGGATGACTCGGTGGAAAGTGTTGCAAGAATCCTGAGAAACTTTGACGAGTTCAAAAACGAGTGGGATGTGCCGACACAGATCTGTGTACTCGCACATGTCACCACGCAGATGGAGGCGGCTGACAGGCTGGGGGCTCCGATCGATCTGATGTTCCAGTCCATCGCGGGATCTCAGATGGGAAATGAGGCATTCGGACTGACGGCATCCATGCTGGATGAGGGACGTGATATGATGCTTCACAAAGGCACCAGCACGGGTCCGAACGTGATGTACTTTGAGACGGGGCAGGGTTCTGAGCTGTCATCCGAGGCACATAACGGCTGGGATCAGGTGACCATGGAAGCAAGATGTTATGGATTTGCCAAACGGTATCAGCCATTCCTGGTTAACACGGTCGTAGGATTTATCGGACCCGAGTATCTGTATGATTCCAAGCAGGTAATCCGTGCAGGCCTTGAGGATCATTTCATGGGCAAGCTGACAGGCATCCCGATGGGCTGTGATGCATGTTATACGAATCATATGAAGGCTGACCAGAATGATATCGAGAACCTGGCGACTCTGCTGGTGGCGGCAGGCTGCAACTACGTCATGGGTGTGCCGCAGGGCGACGACTGTATGCTGATGTACCAGTGTACCGGTTACCATGAAGCAGCAGGACTCCGCGAAGTATTCGGACTTCGTCCGATTAAAGAATTCGATGCGTGGCTGGAAAAGATGGGATTCTCCGAGAATGGAAAACTGACGCCGCTGGCAGGCGATGCATCCGTATTTTTGAGCAAATAG
- the eutA gene encoding ethanolamine ammonia-lyase reactivating factor EutA, whose translation MRETILSVGIDIGTSTTQLIFSRLTIENRASSYMVPRISIVEKEVTYRSRIYFTPLLSQTEIDAARVKEIIQMEYQNAGMKPEDLHTGAVIITGETARKQNANSVLNSLSDMAGDFVVATAGPDLEAVLSARGAGTDQLSEEHREVIANVDIGGGTSNIALFQKGKLKGTCCLDIGGRLIRIEGGKIRYIFPGILRLAEAYEIPLREGDTADERILYRICERMAEQLAMALHLSPADRVHRGLYTNQGNMLPDTPGIMALTYSGGVASCIYEDEPKDVFQYGDIGVLLARAVRQNRALQAVRRYPAAETIRATVVGAGTHTTNVSGSTISYTSGKLPIKNIPVLKVPAEEEREPAGFQDTIRKKLPLYGTDGVLGQVAIVFSGDYHTTFAQIQELARCIAQGAEEIIKGPHPLILVIENDIAKALGNALNVLLENGKDIICIDGIYANDGDYIDIGEPVAMGRVVPVVTKTLIFNS comes from the coding sequence ATGCGGGAGACAATTTTAAGTGTTGGAATAGATATCGGAACTTCGACCACGCAGCTGATCTTCAGCAGGCTGACCATTGAGAACAGGGCCAGCAGTTACATGGTGCCCCGCATCAGCATTGTGGAAAAGGAAGTGACTTACCGCAGCCGGATTTATTTTACGCCGCTTCTGTCCCAGACGGAGATTGATGCGGCCAGAGTGAAAGAGATCATTCAGATGGAATACCAAAATGCCGGCATGAAGCCGGAGGATCTGCATACAGGGGCAGTCATCATCACCGGCGAGACTGCCAGGAAGCAGAACGCCAACAGTGTTCTGAACTCTCTGAGTGATATGGCGGGCGACTTCGTGGTTGCCACTGCCGGGCCGGACCTGGAGGCTGTACTTTCTGCCAGAGGCGCCGGTACGGATCAGTTGTCAGAGGAACATCGGGAGGTGATAGCCAATGTGGATATTGGAGGAGGAACCAGTAACATAGCGCTGTTCCAGAAGGGAAAACTAAAAGGCACCTGCTGCCTGGATATCGGGGGACGGCTGATCAGGATTGAGGGCGGAAAGATCCGTTATATCTTTCCCGGAATTTTAAGACTGGCGGAAGCGTATGAGATTCCCCTCCGGGAGGGGGATACGGCGGATGAACGGATCCTGTACCGTATCTGTGAGCGGATGGCGGAACAGCTTGCCATGGCGCTGCACTTGAGTCCGGCTGACCGCGTACACCGGGGACTTTATACCAATCAGGGAAACATGCTGCCGGATACGCCGGGGATCATGGCGCTTACCTATTCCGGCGGAGTCGCCAGCTGCATTTATGAGGATGAGCCGAAAGACGTATTCCAGTATGGGGATATCGGCGTACTGCTGGCAAGGGCAGTGAGGCAAAACAGGGCGCTGCAGGCAGTCAGGCGGTATCCGGCCGCCGAGACGATCCGGGCGACGGTGGTCGGCGCAGGCACACACACAACAAATGTTAGCGGCAGTACCATCAGCTATACAAGCGGAAAGCTGCCGATTAAAAACATTCCGGTTCTGAAGGTTCCGGCGGAGGAGGAACGGGAACCGGCAGGGTTTCAGGATACCATTCGAAAAAAGCTGCCTCTTTATGGGACGGATGGTGTGCTGGGACAGGTTGCCATCGTTTTTTCCGGCGATTATCATACCACGTTTGCACAGATTCAGGAACTTGCCCGCTGCATAGCGCAGGGGGCGGAGGAGATCATCAAGGGTCCCCATCCGCTGATTCTGGTGATAGAGAATGATATCGCCAAGGCACTCGGAAATGCGCTGAACGTACTTCTTGAAAACGGGAAGGACATCATCTGCATTGACGGGATATACGCGAATGACGGCGACTACATTGACATCGGGGAACCCGTAGCCATGGGGCGCGTGGTTCCGGTCGTGACCAAAACCTTAATATTTAACTCATGA
- a CDS encoding EutP/PduV family microcompartment system protein, which produces MTAKKRIILIGRSMAGKTTLCQYINQEDLKYHKTQTIEIINDNIIDTPGEYLERTHLRGALIVTAADADLIVLVQQADEEGTMFPPGYSSTFAKPCIGVVTKNDLATPEQVEDAKQYLQMAGARDIFVTSSYDGTGFEELIRFFKGEEKE; this is translated from the coding sequence ATGACAGCAAAAAAAAGGATTATCCTGATCGGGCGGTCGATGGCAGGTAAGACGACGCTGTGCCAGTATATCAATCAGGAAGATTTGAAGTATCACAAAACACAGACCATAGAGATCATTAACGACAACATCATCGACACACCGGGAGAGTATCTCGAGAGGACTCACCTCAGGGGGGCGCTGATTGTGACGGCGGCGGATGCCGATCTGATCGTTCTGGTCCAGCAGGCGGATGAGGAGGGAACGATGTTTCCGCCGGGATACTCCAGCACATTTGCCAAGCCCTGTATCGGTGTTGTCACGAAGAATGACCTTGCGACTCCGGAACAGGTGGAGGATGCAAAACAGTATCTTCAGATGGCGGGAGCGCGGGACATCTTCGTGACCAGCAGCTATGACGGGACCGGTTTTGAGGAGCTGATACGGTTTTTTAAGGGGGAAGAGAAAGAGTAG
- the eutS gene encoding ethanolamine utilization microcompartment protein EutS: MFDGKKERIIQEFVPGKQVTLAHVIPHPVKELYAKMGLIDASGAIGIFTITPSEAAIIAADVASKAAGIKIGFVDRFNGSLIITGEVSEVEAALQDVMKVLCDVMGFAPAPVTRS, from the coding sequence ATGTTTGATGGTAAGAAAGAGCGTATCATACAGGAATTTGTGCCGGGCAAGCAGGTGACACTGGCTCATGTGATTCCACACCCGGTAAAAGAGCTGTATGCAAAAATGGGACTTATCGATGCCAGCGGTGCCATCGGGATCTTTACGATCACACCGAGTGAGGCGGCAATTATCGCCGCAGACGTAGCGAGCAAGGCGGCGGGGATAAAAATTGGATTTGTGGACAGGTTTAATGGTTCACTGATTATTACGGGAGAGGTTTCGGAGGTGGAGGCGGCGCTGCAGGATGTGATGAAAGTGCTCTGTGACGTGATGGGATTTGCCCCCGCACCTGTAACCCGTTCATAG